In the genome of Candoia aspera isolate rCanAsp1 chromosome 4, rCanAsp1.hap2, whole genome shotgun sequence, the window ACTTGTAGCTATCTGCTGATAGCTATCATAGCTGATAGTAACTGAGCTATCATGGTATTTTATAACCTACAAAGTAGGGCTTTTGAATAAACCCTGAATATGGCAAGGATAATTTATCTGAGTTTTTTAGAACCACTGTTCTTATTCTTAACACTTTTGCTTAGACATTGTACAATGGTTATTACTGGCTGTTTTGATTCTTGAGTGGTTTTATCtgctttcttattttatattgttaCAGATTTTATCAATTtttatgggagaaagaaaaactcTGATTGCACTCTTTCCTGTTTCAGAATTGTTATCAGACTCTTGGCTGTTTTATGTGGGAAAGTGAGATAAAAGTTGGACAAACTGCATTGGCAAAGGAAATGAGaaacaaatatttcaatttttccaAAGCTACCTGAAAACAAAATGCCACTTAGCTCTCTGACACAAATCTGACCTACAGAACTCCACAGCAACAGGATACTCTTAAGCTGCATCTGCACGTAAGAAAGTATTAACATTTTTGTACTCTGAGTACGTGTTCCTCAGCGTCATGtttactgtttcaatgtatagtatacatcgtaacgtttcacatgccatggcgctgacgtgcgtttctgtttgggagggagctgctgtgaaaccttgtaccaagctctgtatctgtgttcattacaatggaatgtgtttgggttatgttctctgttcaaggacttttcccgcagaccatcagaagccgttaggagcacctgggattgtgagcctgggaagattctacggggggagggatctcatttgcaccgagggtttttagtttgcatttggcatgcttttatcattctcagctttctctgtgatcctgcatactattctttaataaatcagatatctttgaattcctgctcatgagtctgatagtgttttagaataggcattcattacactcaGTGCATGTTCATTACTGAGCTATGTTATACTTGCCATTCTAGATAGATGGATAACACGTATGTACCAAAAGCAAATAAGGCTTTATGAAAGGTAATAGGACCTAAACAATTTGTCTCCTGAAATGTACCCAGTCCTTTTGAAATACTGCTTCCGGGTAGAATGGGGGAGTATTTTATCCTATTCTTTTTCATAACATATaagttctctttcttttatttctttcaagtCCTTTCAGCAAAGATTACCCTGAAAAGGAAAAACCAGTTCTTTGACCAGCATTTTTCAGAGCCAAGTTTTTCAAGAGATCCCTAGCAGATAGCTTTACTAGAAGTTGCTGAATCAAACCAAACATAAAATCACACAGATGGAAGAGACCATTCAGGCCACATATATGTCATTGCTTAATGCAGGCATCTGCAGTAAATTAAAGCATCTTGGATAGATGGTTGTCTAACCACTGCTTGTCCACATCTAGCAAAGAGGAGCCCACCATTTCTTCTGACCTTGAATCAGTATCTACCTTCCTGTGACTTAAATCCATAACTCCATGTCCTGTACTCTGGAACAAGGGATCGGGTCTGGCTTTCTTGAATGCAAGGTGCTTCCGAGTATTGGTCCATCTATCTTGATTGGTTGAAGCTCTTTAGCTTTTAGGTAGAGTTTTTCTGCCTGAGGTATGGACTCAGTTGCTGAAGCTAGGATCTTCAAGGTTAAGCTGAAACTTTGCCTCTGAGCAACAGCAGTTGGGAGATTATCTGAAGGCAGGGAGTTGGGGACCACAATACTGTTTTCTTATGGCATTTCACAATACATGATGTCACAGCTGGGGCATCTATGGCAACCTTGGCCAACAGGGAGGTGTGGTGCAGAAGCTGAGCCTGGAGCTTTGTCTTTTTGTTTGGGATCTGAGAAGAGAGAGGACCTGGGCAAAGATGAGCAGCTTAGAGGTCATTACATTCCCAGTGGTCGTTGCCAGTTCTCGGCATAGACGCATCTCGGAAAAGAAGCCACGCCTCACGGGAGAATTCCCTTTTCGGGGCAAAATTGAATTGGGTAGGGTTCTTGCAATCCTTCATTTGTTTAGGGTTAAAATCCACGGGAGGGGCTCAGGCATATTTATTTCAAAGCCAGCCCTATGGTTTTCCAGTTGGGGTTATATTCAAGAGATAAAATCATAGCTTTACATCAACCACAATTGAaaaattgcgggggggggggtgtcacaaGGAATAAGCAAGAACTTGTTAGAAAGTGCACTGAATGAACTATACAAGTGAGTGAGCCAAGTAACAAGTGAACAAGTGTCTGCGCATACTTTGAATCAGAACTTTTGCCAGGCTGGGGGCAGCAAATCAAGGGCCACATTCTGAAAGCAGGTGGGTCTGGACCCATCAAGAGGGTGGGGCTGTTAGGGGGTGAAATGCAGGTCTTAAACTTCTgcaaactttttgtttttttttaatgccaaaaaaaatctggcattttTGGTCCCGTTCATTCTGAGAAAGTCCAGGGGCCATTGAAAGGGCGCTAGCAGGCTGCTTAGTCCTCAGGCCACACTTCCATTTCCCTGTTTCAATCATTTCTCTGTTGTCCTTGACTTTGTTTAAGCTGCTCGGACAGTCCGTAGGACAAGCAGTGGCCTGGAAGGGATTGCCCATCAAGCTGAACCGTAACCCAGCCTATTTGATTACAGCTTAGTATGACATGCAGATTGACTGCCTGCCCTTTAGTGCCTTATGCAAACTAAGcttctagagcagagtttctcaaccttggcaactttaagatgtgtggacttcaactcccagaattccccagccagcatgttgaaattCATACAGcttaaaagttgctgaagttaagaaacactgctctagagcttgTTCAACAAGGCATGGCTAAACAACCCTGGCTTAGAATTTAGCCTGGCCAAAGACACTAAAAGGAGAAtagagcaagaaaaaaagcaggggCCAAAAAAAGATTTATCCTTTAAAACCAGTTTAGATGACTTGATAGAAAGGCAATGTATGTGGGAGGAAGTAATTTTTTATATAAGATACAGAAAAGCTAACCTACTCTTGCCATGTATTCATCAACATCACAAAGACTTAGTTCTAATAACTGCAAAAATCTTCATCTACCCCCTGATTATTTCCTGTTTCCCCCCCAGTGATTACTCCCCTTTGCAGTTGCTTCTCTCCCCCATTATTACAATTCCATCACCTCCTGACAGCAGCTTGCAAGCATGGTTGTCCTATTGTGATTGGTTTTTATTTATACTTAGATTTATAGACTACATTTCCACTGCTCAAAGGGGTTTGcagctgaaaattaaaacatcagAAAGCATTAAAGggattctgtattttaaaattgcattagCAGTCCAAACCCACACAAAAACAGTAGCATTAAACTCTATGCAAAGAGCAGCTGGAGCGAATGTGTCTTTAGGCATCTAATCCATTGGTGGAACATGTCTGGGAAGATACTCCAGACCCACAAACCTATCATTCTCTACTCCTTACAGCTCTCAAAGGGTTACTGTCCAATTAACTAATTAGAAAAACTTTATTTTCCCATCTTCAAAAAGCAATAAGAGCCACCCATCCCATTTAGGCCAGCTGTGTTGGTATCCATACACACCTTCTCAAAGATATAACAAAACCTACTCTAAAATGGGGGTTTTGAATAAACTACTACTTCCTTCCTTTCTATCAGGTGGGTTTCTTAATACTgcattgcttaattttttttgtcGGGTTCTGTTCATGTAATTCTTGCATGTGTTAAGTATATCTTAGCTTGCAAGGTTCACACTCATCGTTTTCACACTGTATGGAAtaatacagaataataataacaacacaaTAACCCAACCATATTTTAACTTGCATGTTGCCCAAACACAGCCTTAGGTTTGCTATAACTAACAAAACCATAATTAAGTTATCAATGAGGTTGCATGACATGCCAATATGGCCTCTGGAAAGTTGGGTAACCCCTTCTCTGGTATCACAGAAATGTGAATGAGTCAGATTATAGTAGGCAAGAAGCACCTACTCACAATTAGGCCCTAgttcaaatgtgtggacttcttctcccagaatccctcagccttgcttagaattctgggaacttTTCCAAACATCAGGAGAGACTCAGGATGGGGAAACTGCCAAAATAAAGTACAATCTTCAAGACAGTTCCCAAAAGGGGATCGTGgaaactgaattttttaaaaaatgcttgcaCTATGACTGGTGAAAAGATTCTATGATCACGTGCTATTGGATGATTTGAGGTGGGGTTCATTTAAAATCATCCAATAACATACTTACGGTACATTGCTATAAACTCAGGTATATCTAAAgtcaaaagccagtttggtctagtggttaagacaaccggctagaaaccaggagattgtgagttctagtcctgccttaggcaagaaagccggctgggtgaccttgggccagtcactctctctcagccctaggaagaaggcaatggcaaaaccacttctgaaatcttaccaagaaaactacagggactagtccaggcagtcatcaaggATCAGACACAAGTGaacagcaaaagcaaaacaaaaaaaatatctaaagtcAGAGGCAGCAACTGGAGTGGCAGATCAGATCAGGAATGGAAAATTGTGCTGTGCCACCCGGAAGTATTATTATCTAGGAACAAAATCAAGTGGAAACATTTTAATTGGAAAGTGGAGTATTGATATCTTAAACAGGGAAACAGCAGCATTTTTCAGTCCAATTGTCACAGAGCAGAGTGTAGCCCATTCAAACCCTACCTTGTCAAACTCATTCCATCTAGCATATCCATATCCCAGAATACCCATGAGGGCACCTATACCTAGGCACCACAAGACCACTAATAGATTGACACTCTGTTGCCTTGTAGCTTGCCATGGGGCAGGTGCCTTCACCAAGTTGATGCTTCCCAGATTGGCTAAGGCTCTTCAACCTGTACTTGGTGGGCAATATATTGCCAAAATTTGCACTCTGTCAGTCTGTGCCCTTGGATCATATTCCCCTCAGCAACACGTTGCCTTTGGCTCTGCTAGCTGTGAACAACTCCAGCACATTTGGAGGTTGCTATGTTTGTAgagggtaaggaagatgaccttgacagaaatagaCAAGAACTGTTACTgaggcaaagagggctgaaaaattctttaagttctgggaagcaagataatatttggaaaagACTCAGGCAAACACCtgcctgattcactggagtataagaaggaggtgAGGATAGTGCAATCTGACTTTCAAGGTTTTGTTATTGTTGCCTTTCTCAATGAAGTGTagctctagtcttcctgtggagttggttttcttgtctggtctacctagtggggctgacaatgtCCCTTCACCCAAATCTTTCATCTTCTTTCTGCAGCCAGGAGCAAGATAGATAATAATTCTCCAGATGCACAGGCTCATCATTACTTCAAGGTCTCCAAGATTCAGGTAAGGGAACCTCCTTTTGCTACTGCTGCTACCTAGGGCATCTTCTGTTACTTAAATCTTGATATTTCtcacttccttcttccctcctgccCCCCCAAAAATGAGGCAGCAGACGGAATCTTTAACATTTTCTCTGCGCTCCTTATTCTAGATACCAAGCACAATTTACTGAATTTTCTTGAAAGActtgttccccctccccaagaTAATTTAAAACAGGACAGTCATCTAATATTTATTGAGAATACAGTCATTGAGGCAATCCAGATTTTTCTGtctaatattttgttgttgtggaAGGATAGCAGCCCATCTTAAACTAGGGATTTATTTCATTTGAGTAAATTCTGCATTTGGCCTTACAGGCACAGGCTTAAAATCCATAGCAGCAAGTGCTGAGGGAAAATGGAATAGGGAATCAGCAGTGTGGAAAGGGTTAACATTCATCCCACAATACTTCTTGACTGAAGCTGCTTTCCTTAGAAAAGAATAAATGAAGACAGTTGGGCAGCATCATATGCTTGCTCTTAACATCTTAAGTTTGTTTTGTTATCTCCTATAAAGTTGTTACCTTTGGGTTGTTGTATAATCAAGGGACAcagtgggatgcggtggcgctgcgggttaaaccgctgagctgctgagcttgctgatcggaaggttggcagttcgaatccacctGACGGgctgagctcctgttgctagtcccagctcctgccaacctagcagtttgaaaacatgcaaatgtgagtagattaataggtaccgcttcggcgggcaggtaacggcgttccgtttagtcatgccggccacatgaccatggaagtgtctacggacaaacgccggctcttcggctttgaaacagagatgagcaccgccccctagagttggacacgactggacttaatgtcaagggaaacctttaccttactataATCAAGGGAACTAAGAAGGCATCAGACCATTAGATGGTAATAAAGATAACTCTGGAAGCCCTGTCTAAGCGTCTATAGGCAGGTCTGTGTATAGTTTGCAATTCCACAAGTGAGAAGCGATCATAACTCAACAAATAACCCCATTATTTATATGAGAAAGCCTCCATTTCCAACTAGCAGAGATGGCCACTGTTTCTGTCTGAAACTCTAAAAAGAGGTTGCTAAGAACATGTGATGTTCAGCAAGATAACTTAGatattgtggcttattcagcaaaccatgattaaCAAATCCTAGCCTAGAGCCAAGACTGGTCATCTTCATTTAGTGCTAGGTCAGAATTCAGAATTTTCCAGCCCGATTTGatccatatttattcagaagtaaactaGATCCCAAGGATTTGACAATATGGGAGATACCTCCAGCTTTTCTCAGGATACAATTATTTCTGGACCTTTTATTACAGAAGCAATATCAGAATGTATTCATCCTAAAAACAAaccatcacttaaaaaaaaagtattgttcagaactgtggtttaaaaagaggtacattttgtttttaaataagctaCTGAAAGACCTTAATGTTTAGATTTTTACTCTTCTGATAAGGCTAATCAAATGCTCTCTTTTCTTCAGGAGTTAAAACTCCCCAAGATTGTGGAGCAAGATAGGATGGAGAATCCAAATGAACCTCAGGAAGGATCCAATGTAATTAAGAtgttaaattagaaaaaaaaaagttccaggtTTAGATCATTTCCCATTCTAGTGTTTTACAAAACATTCTTCCTAATATTAGCAAAATCATTGCCCAAAGTTATAAATGAAACCATTACATGAGGgaagtgggagagagaaagagaaagcaatgtCCACAGTCTTAGAGAAGGGAAGATTGTACAAGGACTTCCCTAAAGCCCTGCACTTCTACTTAAATAATTCCTGATCTTTGGCCAAGCTGGTGGAAGCTGATGGCACTTTCAGCCTTCAAAGAGCATCAGCTTACCTTCCCTTGGCCTCACTCAAGGGACTCATATAATTCTCTTTCCCTTCTTAGTTATGATTAAGTCTGTAGCAACTTTCCCAAGTggctgctctccagatgtgttaggaccaCAACTGCCAGAAGgctgccatgctggctaggggctctaggagctgaagtcccaaCAATATCTGGAACATGCCAGATTGGAGAAGAGAGATCTCTATGATTTTGGGGTTAATGAGATTGAGAGAAACCTGTGATTCCACATATTCTAAGCTCCATTCATTTTTGGAAAACTGAATTGTAATGATTCATATAGATATAATATTACTTTGATATCATAGAAAAGTAGTGAAGGTGAAACAAATCAAAATGTCAGTTGCATTGTATCATGGTAtgctagctttttctttttcatgattCGTAGTGgctgttttttcccattttctgctttcattttctctgggttttttaaattgttttttctttcttttttagtttgcattgtttaattttttggtatacagctttttaaagagtagtttaaatgaaataaaatgcatttttgttCTTGCACTACTTGTATTGattcagaaattaaaaacagtacaaattataCAAAAAAGTAACCAGTGGATACCATTAAGCATCTATCAATATCTATCAATATCtatcaatatctatctatctatctatctatcatctgtctctcAATccatccagggccgcaactagtggggggcaactggggcatgtgccctgggcgccatgcggggggggggggcaaaatgtgcatggaatccatgtttgccccgggtgacacagaccctaattgcggccctgcatccatccatccatccatccatccatccatccatccacaaaaATCCAGAGGATCACTAGATGGCACAAAGAATTGGTATTTTTTTTAGTAGTaagctgccatctagaggtcagCTGGATGTTTGCAGCCTGGATACAACAGAGTTAGAGCTGTAATTCTCTTTGCAGCAAAAATAGCAGTACAGTGTTGGGGAtaggaaaatattaattaaaagcatTTGAGGGTGGAGAGATATTAACACTCACTTCTTAGGACCAAAGTCCCAATTAAATTGGGGAAAGAGGTTAAGTagtttgcatttcatttttaaaaattagcccCTTGTAATTAAGGTGAATCCAAGAAGGCCAGAAGTTTGCAATGTACTTGTTTGGGGAAGAAGATCCCAAAAGCAATTTCTTCCCATCAGTCTGAATGAGAGTGGTTGAAAAAGCATGGTGCAAAAAAAGAATGTTGGCACAGGTCTAAGAATATTGGATGACGTcacaacagaaacaaaacacGAACATGATCTCAGTCGGCTGACCTCTCTTTCCACAGGATGCCCAACACAAGATTGGGCTGCTTGAACAAGAAAACAAGTCCTTGGCTATACGTCTAGCTAATATATATCGTGGATCAGGTATGGTTGATTGCTGGAATGAGTACCAACAAAAGAGGTGAGCAGGGGTGACCTGGCAAAGTTTTCATGCAGCTGCTGCAGCTGCATTTAAGCTATCTCTCAAGCAGGGGTCATATCCAGGCACAAGGTTTTGTGGGAAAGACATACTCCAGGTACCTGAAGAGCCCAGgcatctgggaggggaggggtgtcaaaaaggtcaagatggcagctgcaactacaCTgttgaagtcctgcccctttttaatggaCATGgtgacacatataaaaaagaGGCGAGGTTTTGACTGCACAATTGCAGCTGCCAACTTGACCTCTTCTCTGCATGCACCCCAGCATGGGCCCCATCATGCTGAGGCTAGAAACCGTTCACATTTCATTGGGTTGGGGGAAAGATCTGCAGTAGGCAGGGTAATAATAGAGAGCCTGTGGCACCATGCTGAGCAGTTTCATTAGAGGGATTGGACagattggtttggttttttaacTGGATCAAGCTACAATGGTCATATGTTTCCCTCCTCAAAATGGCAGAACACTGGGCTGCCAATTCTCAGTATTTATCCATCAAAGTTCAGCAGTAGAGTGAGGCCTTTTCATCACTTCCCTTGGAGATCAGCACCAAACCAATCTGACAACACCTGTGTTTCCCCTTTGATCGTACAACGCTGCTCTTACCTTATGCCCGGTCCAAGATTGAAGCAGTCTTACACTGATCCTTTCTGCACTGCTTAATCTGACACAGAGCCATGAGGTGTAAATTTTATTCCACTTCCCCACTGCACATTTCACAGAGGAGAGTTTGGGTGACCAGGCCAGGCTTGATCAATCATTGCTAGATACCAGGAGCAGTGCTTCTATTGCAGGAGGGTGAATGGCAAGCACGTGCCATTGACTATTAGCCAGCCGATCAACACCCTTAAAACATTCCTCTACTGTCAGTGAGGACCGATATGAATCAGTTGAAACAATGAGAGTCAAGCTGCTGTAACGCTACCCAAGCAAGACATTACATCATTCCCAAAGGGTTAAGCTATGCATAAGAGCCCTTAATTATGGATCCAGATAATTGGAAATGAGATACTTTGCCGACAATATCAGACTGAGAAAACAAACTTGGGAAACACACGGCAATGGCAAAATCAACAGTTTATATACCCAGAAGAGAAGtttgactaaatttaagcaagagtGGCTTCCCTACATATTACATGTCACATAACAAGGTAAATTTAGATGCTTAGTGAACCCTTTCTAAGGGGAAACATGTGATGTAAAGCTGGTAACCAAAAGCAATtgtaatgtttataaatattttgatgttGAGTACAATGGGACAGAATTTAGAACTTAATACTCTTTTTACTGAtgcttaaaattattatttattttattattaatttttcatttttcttttttcacttttcttccccccccctcttttttcttttttctttttacaagatCATGAGCATTTGTAATGACAATAGTGGTGGTATCGATATAAATATTGCCTAGAgttttataattatttccaaTTATTTCTTAAAATGATGTATAGTAATAAGTCTTATATATTCAATGaattatttaatgaaataataaattttaaaatttatgatAATTTTAAATTCTCTGTTTATTCACCAATACTTTATCTTCCATCCATTATGTacctttttgctttcttcttttttcattcatgtagaaagaaatgagaaatatttctcattaaattttttaaactcgatttaattttttttaagaagaaattatGTGTCAGGAAATTATTCAACACTTCCTTCAGCTGGTATTCTGtttcatataggtagtcctcacttaatgatggtaattgggatcagaatttctgtcactaagcaacgtggtcataaagtgtgatgtcaccacttagcaacagcactAAGCAACTATGGCACTTCCCATTGCCATAGTTAAGTGAATCCTGTGACATCATTAAACAcaatgtcacatggtcaccatttgttaccttctgctggcttccccattgactttgcttattggaagctggcagtggagGTCGCAAAtggaaatcacatgaccgtgggatgctgcaatgttgtaattgcaagccagttgccaagcgcccagatcgcaAACATGGGACCATGGAGaagctgcaacagccacaactacaaggactggtcataagtaccactcattcagcgctgttgtaaatTCAAACAGTTGCTGGATGAATAgtttttaagcaaggactacctgtattgctatctccaatacttatttttttaaaaaattaagaaagaaaaggagtcAAATATGGCCATCAGCCAAAATGTAAGGAGTACTATTGCTTTCTTCACTCAAAGGGTAAGAAATGTGCTACCTAGGCAAAACCAGCTTCCTCCTTTCTGTTTTAGCAGAGGAACCCTCTAAATCAGGAGTCCCCAagctcttcagctcatcgacccattcatgaagtttcagattgttcattgaccccaaacatttattatatgaaaatgatttaataaatactactttaattaatagtactatggataataataataataataataataataataataataataataataatagatagtCCCATTGatccttgggggtcaatattgaccactttggagaatccTGCAATGTTACCTCTCACACGTAACGTGATCTGTTTGGGTTTTTGCAGTGTGTTccaaaaaaagcagaatatagaACTTATAAGGAT includes:
- the CFAP97D1 gene encoding sperm axonemal maintenance protein CFAP97D1 — protein: MSSLEVITFPVVVASSRHRRISEKKPRLTGEFPFRGKIELARSKIDNNSPDAQAHHYFKVSKIQELKLPKIVEQDRMENPNEPQEGSNDAQHKIGLLEQENKSLAIRLANIYRGSGMVDCWNEYQQKSVFQKKQNIELIRITMENQAILKRLQDRKATYDRKQYEQDWQNSRKYMRKNSRFLPLNQE